One Aphidius gifuensis isolate YNYX2018 linkage group LG3, ASM1490517v1, whole genome shotgun sequence DNA window includes the following coding sequences:
- the LOC122852474 gene encoding neprilysin-1-like: MKSNNNNEYLKSAINAEENTLLEAEMIHSAAPLQVTCANGGTITKILKSSNTSSKLSINNRSNSVTMKKRQKLIGVFAIILLATCLLTLLLLVLNRSQKCSNENNVCLTEECIKTASSLLSAMDRSVSPCVDFFQYACGTWNLFHTIPEDRSSINPFEVLSDQLQVVLKKLLEEPSNHQDNNATLKAKMFYKSCMDIQQIRRIGDKPLVDVLKELGGWPIIEGPSWKPPKFTIEELLGRLRGDFNEGVLLEQWVGPDDKNSSSNIIQLDQMQLALPSRDYYLEINSEIELRAYHRYMTQVSLLLGADYKLAVDEFKRVIEFESQLANASLPEADRHDTSLIYKKLSIRQLQRQVPQFNWRIYIQEFLGELNVSDDEQVVVYSLPYFIQMGRIIEKTDQRTLHNYILWRFVMSLMPYMIDDYQLKRMEFRKVLLGILSEKNRWSQCVEWTNKKLGMAVGALFIRDNFNHESKETALEMIHTIREAFNELLVENDWMDDETRDVAKNKANSMNERIGYPDFLNNPDELNKEYSMLNMTENEFFKNVIFVLKYDAQYNIQKLREPVDKDKWSTEPAVVNAFYNPNKNDIVFPAGILQPLFYSQQFPKSLNYGGIGVVIGHEITHGFDDKGRQFDKEGNMMQWWNNATIKAFRERAQCIVDQYSRYKLREVDQYIDGRMTQGENIADNGGLKQSFRAYKKWVAVHGEEPLLPGINLTHDQLFFLNYAQIWCGSMTPEDALTKIRSSVHSPGPFRVLGALSNSEDFAKAYNCSLGSKMNPTHKCSVW, from the exons atgaaatctaataataataatgagtacTTGAAGTCGGCTATTAATGCAGAAGAAAACACTCTACTGGAAGCTGAAATGATACACTCAGCTGCACCATTACAG GTTACTTGTGCAAATGGAggaacaataacaaaaatattaaaatcatcaaatacatcatcaaaattatcaataaacaatcgaTCAAATTCagtaacaatgaaaaaacgtCAAAAACTGATTGGTGTTTTTGCGATAATTTTACTTGCTACTTGTCTTTTGACTCTTCTTTTATTGGTCCTAAATCGCAGCCAAAAATGTTCTAATGAAAATA atgTTTGTTTAACAGAAGAATGCATTAAAACTg cTTCTAGTCTTTTATCGGCAATGGATCGTAGTGTATCACCttgtgttgatttttttcaatatgcaTGTGGTACTTGGAATTTATTTCACACAATACCTGAAGACAGAAGTTCAATAAATCCATTTGAAGTATTGTCTGATCAGCTACAAGTTGtccttaaaaaattattagaagaACCATCAAACCATCAAGACAACAATGCCACTCTTAAAGCTAAAATGTTCTACAAATCATGCATGGATATTC agCAAATAAGACGCATTGGAGATAAACCACTTGTTGATGTCTTAAAAGAACTTGGTGGATGGCCAATTATCGAGGGACCATCATGGAAACCACCGAAATTTACAATTGAAGAATTGCTCGGACGTCTTCGAGGTGATTTTAATGAAGGTGTTTTACTTGAACAATGGGTTGGACCTGATGACAAGAATTCATCATCAAACATCATCCAG ctggaTCAAATGCAATTGGCATTACCAAGTAgagattattatttagaaataaatagtGAAATCGAACTACGTGCCTATCATCGTTACATGACACAAGTATCACTCTTACTTGGTGCTGATTATAAATTAGCTGTCGACGAATTCAAACGTGTTATTGAATTTGAAAGCCAATTAGCAAATGCCTCATTACCTGAAGCTGATCGTCATGATACATCACTTATTTACAAAAAGCTCTCAATTAGACAATTACAGCGTCAAGTACCACAATTTAATTGGCGAATTTACATTCAAGAATTCTTGGGAGAATTAAATGTTTCCGATGATGAACAAGTTGTTGTTTATTCATTGCCTTATTTCATACAAATGGGTCGTATTATTGAAAAGACAGATCAAAg AACACTCCACAATTATATACTATGGAGATTTGTAATGTCCCTAATGCCCTACATGATTGATGATTATCAGTTGAAACGTATGGAATTTCGTAAAGTATTGTTGGGAATATTGAGTGAAAAAAATCGATGGTCTCAATGTGTTGAATGGACtaataaaaaacttggaaTGGCTGTTGGTGCACTTTTCATTcgtgataattttaatcatgaaAGCAAG gaAACTGCGCTAGAAATGATACACACAATAAGAGAAGCTTTTAATGAGTTACTAGTTGAAAATGATTGGATGGATGATGAAACACGTGATGTTGCTAAAAACAAAGCAAATTCAATGAACGAAAGAATTGGTTAtcctgattttttaaataatccagatgaattaaataaagaatattcaatg cttAATATGACagagaatgaattttttaaaaatgttatatttgttttaaaatatgatgcacaatataatattcaaaaacttCGTGAACCTGTTGATAAAGATAAATGGTCAACAGAGCCAGCTGTTGTTAATGCATTTTATaatccaaataaaaatgatattg ttTTTCCAGCTGGTATATTACAgccattattttattctcaacAATTTCCAAAATCTTTAAATTACGGAGGCATTGGTGTT GTTATTGGACACGAAATAACTCATGGTTTTGATGATAAAGGACGTCAATTTGATAAAGAAGGCAATATGATGCAATGGTGGAATAATGCAACAATAAAAGCATTTCGTGAACGTGCACAGTGTATTGTAGATCAATATTCACGATATAAATTACGTGAAGTTGATCAATACATTGATGGAAGAATGACACAAGGTGAAAATATTGCTGACAATGGTGGATTAAAACAATCATTTCGT GCATATAAAAAATGGGTTGCTGTACATGGAGAAGAGCCACTTTTACCTGGTATTAATTTAACTCatgatcaattattttttttaaattatgcaCAAATATGGTGTGGTTCAATGACACCTGAAGATGCTCTAACAAAAATTCGTAGCAGTGTTCATTCACCAGGACCATTTAGAGTACTTGGTGCATTATCAAACAGTGAAGATTTTGCTAAAGCTTATAATTGTTCTTTGGGATCTAAAATGAATCCAACACACAAGTGTAGCGTTTGGTAA